Proteins encoded within one genomic window of Trichomycterus rosablanca isolate fTriRos1 chromosome 7, fTriRos1.hap1, whole genome shotgun sequence:
- the ppdpfa gene encoding pancreatic progenitor cell differentiation and proliferation factor A, which produces MAAIPSSGSLVATHDYYRRRIGSTSSNSSCGSSDYIGEVIPHHPGLPRQDSGHWWSSFFFGKQNTPNGLDAQQKNGTYTVTNGKVTCVAKEMVLKRQASESSDHGNPEPSTPPAS; this is translated from the exons ATGGCAGCAATTCCATCCAGCGGCTCCCTTGTTGCTACCCATGACTATTACCGAA GGCGCATAGGATCTACTTCCAGCAATAGTTCCTGTGGCAGTTCGGATTACATTGGGGAAGTTATTCCACACCACCCAG GTCTACCTAGGCAGGACTCAGGACATTGGTGGTCCAGCTTTTTCTTTGGCAAGCAGAATACACCTAATGGACTTGACGCACAGCAGAA GAATGGAACCTATACCGTGACTAATGGGAAAGTGACTTGTGTTGCCAAGGAAATGGTGCTGAAGAGGCAGGCCAGTGAGAGCAGTGACCATGGAAATCCTGAGCCCAGCACTCCACCCGCTTCCTAA